TGTGTTTCGAGACACTGGAATAATACATTAACCATACAAGCATTCTTGCTTAAACACTCTCGGTCGTATGGTAAACATCCAAAACTTGGTTTTGTGAAACGCTCGGCTCGTTGGGGGAAAACCGCCGTTATCTCATTCGAGCTCAACAGTGACAACACACCCAAAACGATGATCCCAATTGTCACAAACCCGAAAAGAAGTGACTATGGTATCATAGGGCAGGATGTATATTTCGCTTATAATTTTCTTATGAATAATTATTTCCACATGTCGAATATATGCAATGACCTAATTTGTCTCTTTAATCTATCTTCAACGTGTGTCGGCCTTTTAAACTTAAAAACTGGGGATTTTATCCATCTTCCTCCAATAACTATGAAGTCTGTGAAACATTGCATATTACGGTATGCATTAGGGTTTGATCCTGTACGTAAGGTATTCAAAGTTCTGTGTAGTATTTACCCAAACACAGGAATAGACGTCGTGATACTGACAGTTGGATCGAAATATTGGAAACCAATAGACAGCAAATCTTTACCTAGATCGCTGATTAATAAGAACTCGCCTTGGCGGAGTATCCTCAATAGCCTTTGTCTTAATGGAGTGATCTATTGGGTCCATCAACATATAGTTAATCCTGTTGTTATTGTGCCAACCGTTGTTGCTTTTGATTTGAATCGCGAGGCATTAATAGATAACGAGCTTGTCGCAATTAGACTTGGCACGTACAGACCATATTATTTGACATGCTTGAAAGAGCGCCCAACTCTGTTGATTTGGAAGACGGAAAGTGATGAGACTGAAGAGGTAGTAGAACAATGGACATTATTTAACCAGAAAACTCCGAATGCGACTTGGAAAATGAGGAATTGTACTAATATGATGGTACCTTGCTAAACAAATGAATCGATAATCTGCCTTTCTCATTCTCATTCCAAAACTATATAGTCAATACAAATTAGGGTTAGGCTCACAGCCCAATACAAGACAATCATGGATACGGGCTTTAGAATACAAGACCGTATTATAGTCTAttaccccccctcaagttggagcatacGGGTTGTAAGTGCCCAACTTGCGAACCAATGACATGAACTGAGAAACGCCAAGTGCTTTAGTAAGAACATCGGCCAGCTGTACAGTAGTGGAAACGTGAGATGGCGCAATAAGGCCGAGCTGAATAGCGTCACGAACAAAGTGACagtctatctcaatatgcttcgTACGCTCGTGAAAGACAGGATTTTGAGCGATGTGCAAGGAGGACTTACTGTCACTAAAAATCTCGACGGGCAGAGGGTGAGACACCCCCAAATTCTCTAATAACCCCTTGAGCCACTTTACTTCACAAGTAATGGCCCGAAGAGCCCGATATTCTGCTTCAGCAGAGGACAAAGAAACGGTGGGCTGCTTTTTGGTCTTCCACGAGACAGGAGAAGAGCCCAGGAACATAATCCAACCCGTTAAAGATCGACGAGATGCGGGGCACTTAGCCCAATCCGAATCACACCAGCCGGATAATGTCAAAGGAGAGCGAGCAGATAAAAGAATGCCTTGGCCGGGAGTGCCCTTCAAGTAACGCACAACGCGAAGAGCCGCGGTCCAGTGATCCTCCCGAGGAGCACTCATGAATTGAGATAAAAGATGGACCGAGTAAGACAGGTCGGGTCGAGTAACAACGAGATATACTAACCGGCCCACTAATCTTCTATATGGCTCGGGATTGGTGAGAAATCTACTACCACTGGAAGCAAGTTGATGCTGTTGTTCAAGAGGTGTAGGTGCGGGTTTGCAACCGAGAAGACCCACCTCTTGAAGAATGTCGAGAACATACTTGCGTTGGCATAAGAATATACCGTCGGGGTTTCGGGCCACTTCAAGCCCTAGAAAGTACTTTAAATCACCG
This sequence is a window from Silene latifolia isolate original U9 population chromosome 8, ASM4854445v1, whole genome shotgun sequence. Protein-coding genes within it:
- the LOC141594515 gene encoding putative F-box protein At1g60370, with translation MDVNLEQKPKGGDKRRKGNTGDASIEDIPDEIKIEILSRLPSTSLSRYKCVSRHWNNTLTIQAFLLKHSRSYGKHPKLGFVKRSARWGKTAVISFELNSDNTPKTMIPIVTNPKRSDYGIIGQDVYFAYNFLMNNYFHMSNICNDLICLFNLSSTCVGLLNLKTGDFIHLPPITMKSVKHCILRYALGFDPVRKVFKVLCSIYPNTGIDVVILTVGSKYWKPIDSKSLPRSLINKNSPWRSILNSLCLNGVIYWVHQHIVNPVVIVPTVVAFDLNREALIDNELVAIRLGTYRPYYLTCLKERPTLLIWKTESDETEEVVEQWTLFNQKTPNATWKMRNCTNMMVPC